TCAATGCTCTCCCCGAGAGCTTGAGGGAGTGGCTACCTCCTACTGATACCAGGCTGCGACCCGATCAGCGTGCTATGGAAGATGGTAAATATGATATGGCTGCCGAGGAGAAACACCGAGTTGAAGAGAAGCAGCGTGCCAAGCGTAGAGAACGCGATACCAACGGCGAAGTCTACGCGCCGCAGTGGTTTATCCGTGACAAGTGTCCTGTTACTGGAGAGGAGTTCTGGGCTCATAATGGAAAATACTGGGAGTCCAGAGATGCGCAGGATTGGAGTCGATCCGAGGATATCTTCTGAGAGGCACATGACTTGTTATTTTGGCTTGACTGCTTTGCACAAGACTCTCAATTTTTAACAAATGACCGAATGAATTCTGAAAAGCTTTCTCGTGGACATGGGCTTGACGGAATAAAATCATACAGTTTATGATATGATATTCGTAAAACATGCCCAACTAATACAATAAACCTGACAACTCCAAGCCAAAGTAGAAGATATCTTCGTTTCATCGACGGTCGTTATCAGTCACGTGTGTCGCCGCAAAAACATCCCCAGAGCTATCCGTGGTCTGATCAGTTCCCCTCCACAACCAATTGACATCGCAATGACAGGATACACTTGTGTCCAGTGTCTACAGGTTCTCCGTCAAGGGGTTCGGGCCTCAGCTCCTCAGGCTCGCCTGCAGAGCCTCGCTACCGCGCGGAGAAGAAGCCCCATCTCTCCGTCTTTCATCCGCAGCTTTGGCTCGCAACGGAACAGTCAATCGCTGGGCAGCTCCCCAGAGCAGCCTAAACACACACACAGCCAGTCTTGCTGTGCTCCCAAGTCATCACCTTCGTCCATTGCCCAGCGGGCAGCTCACACGGCAACCGGGGCCTCCGTCAACCCTCAGGCCGTCCTGAAACCCGACAACCTGTTCCACTCTTTCTCGAACTCGCCCTCGCCAGCACTCCGCAAACGCGCCGAGTTTATCAAGCAAAATGCCTTCTGCCCCCACCCCAGCCACCAGCAGACCCGCGCGGCCGTCTCGCCGCACGACCCTGAAGCCAGAAAAACCACCGATGATGCGAACCTGCCCCCGGCCCATTCGCACTTCGAGTGCCCCGACTGCGGTGTGCCAGTCTACTGCTCCGAGGGCCATTGGATGGACGACTTCGAGGCTCACCTCGAGATCTGTGACACTCTGCGCCAGATCAATGAGGACGACCACGACCTGAACTCCGGCCGCTTCTTCCCTGAATTTCATTACCCCGGTCCTCAGGATGATAACTTCGTTATCAACATGACAAACTGGGACACATACCTGTACACCCGTGAATTCGCGGCTATCAACGATGACCGCTCCATGCGTCAGGTTACCCGCATGCTCACCTACCCCCAGACAATTGGCAGTGTCTTGCACGAGCTCAGCCCCTACAGTGTTCGTTCCGGTGGACGGCTCACGCCGGAGGGATTAAAGAGTCTTAGTGGTGAGTCCCGACTCTATTCATCAGCAGAGGACTACTCGCAATCTTTCCATCCAGCAAACTAACCCATCGCCAGCTCTCCGCTACTCTCTCCACCCCCCTAAAACCGGCGAAGGCATCGACGTCAAAGGCCTCCGTCTGAAAGCGCCCCCGGTGCGGATCTTCATCCTAGGCGCCCGCGCAGAGTCCTCCCTTCCCCGCGATGTCTGGCTGCAGCTGCAGTATATGTACCCGCGCGCCCTGTTGCACCTAATCTTCATCGGGCCGGAGAGCATGGCGAATCGCGATGGAGAGTATCCGCTTCCCGAGCGCACACCTGAGAACCCCTTCGGCGGCATCGTCGAGGACAGACTCGGTGGCCAGATGAAGATCACTACTTACGTGGACTACTTCCATACCATGAATAAGGCCCAGTATTTCGGTCCCTTCGATCCTTACCTGGATTGCTTCATGCTCTTCCACCCCGGTCTGGGCCACCCGGCTAGCTCGCATGAGTGGGAGGAGACGTTGCCTCAGTTGCTCGAGACTAAGGTTCCTATTATCTGTACTGGGTATACGCAGTGGGACCTGGAGCGTGATATTAACTGGGTGAGTGAGAAATGCCGTGGGGAGTTTGATGTGCTTCTTGAACCCGGGGAGAACATTTTCCGCAGTCTGCGCTGGGATCTGAATGATCAGGATCCTCATGATGTTTCATGTGGAAACTGGGGATTGTGGGCCTTCCGAGGCAAGAGGTATGTGGTATCCTTTGCTGAGTGAAGAGATTTTAGCTAACTTGCTCGACAGATACGAGGCTGCTTTTTCCAAAGAGGAGTAGGCTAGTTGTAGTTCTCCTTTCTGTACGATAGTTTCATGGTGCCCGTTCTTGGGGTCGTTGTAGTAGATAAGATCAGTTTCAGTTCATTCTCAACTTGTTCACGATGATCGATGCGCTTGATTCAGCCAGTTCTTTTTGTCAGGCATACGCCGTAAATAAAGCCACAGCTAAGCTTTCGTCCAGAAGCTCGAAACTCATATTAGATGTCAAGACTATACACTTCGGCCACCATTGAAGATGACAGAAAAAGTGAAAATTGAAATGTAGCCATAATGAGATGTATGTCAATTGCATAAAAAAAAGTAAGCTCGTTAGTCTTACACTCGTTAAGTAACAGTGATATGACATCCAAGAGTAAAGATGCAAGCATCAATATGGAAAAAGAATCCAAAGTCAACCAAGACAGACAGGAAGTAGCATGAAGATCAAAAAGAtcaatcaaaaaaaaaaagcttggATGAGAtcaaaagggaaaagagaagGGTATAAACATCAGAAACTGAACATCGGAAAATCGGAAGACACGTCAAGACTACCGTAACCAGAAAGTAAGAAGGTTAGAAAACGGTATGTCAGGAAGAAAGAATATGTAGAGTAAAATATATCCCAACAGTGAAACATAGGAGGGATCAAGTGGGGGAACCATTCTAGATGGTCGAAGCAGTCCAGTACCAATGTTGGATGCTATGCGACAGAAAGCCGACACCAAGATCGGAGTGACTTGAGCATTCACTCTTTCAAACGATCCAATTGAATTTAAATCACAAGAAGTCCGGCAATGGCAGCTACGCCAGCAGCCATGAAGGCAGGGAGGTGGATTGAGGCAGCACCGGCAACAGCAGGGGCAGAAGGAGTAGCCCAGGCACTCCCACCAGCCGGGGTGCTGCTAGCCTTGATCAGGCGGGTGGAGGAGCTGGCAATACGGCTCATAGAAGGAGTAGAACTGGAGGAAGGAGTGCTAGTGACGACAGGTGTCCAGGTTGACGAGGAGATTTCAGTCGCAGTTGAGGTTGAGGTGGGAGTCGAGGTAGACGACGGGGGAGGAGTGTAGCCAGAAGGCACCAGAGTGATGGTCTGAGTGACACAGTCGGCTGTGGTAGATTCAGCGGCGAACGCGACGGGCGCGAGGGccgagaggaagaggagagcCTTGGTGAACTGCATTGTTGATGTTTGGTTTTGAAGCTGTTGTGATATTGGGAATTGAGTATTGAGAATTCCGAATTGCGCAGATAGTATAATTTGAGTCCAAAAGAGTGAGCGCAGCTGATTAAAGAATGTAATAGCTGTGAGAACCAAAGAGTGACACTGTTTCGAACAGGAGAAATTGCAACTTCAAGGGAAAGGGGAGTTTTCAAGGCGCTTATACACATTACCCCCTAGAGCCCCACCCAGCTCACCGCCACTACCTGTACCGCCTACCTAAAATGGGAGAGGAAGCCCACGCCCCACTAGATTGGAATTCATGGGGGTTTTAACCGGCAGTATATTATATAAGCATGGTGGTGTGGGGCCAGGGGTGTAGatactatgttgtacggagtactgtaTCGCTTGGGGTACGGAATGGGGATCAAGGCACCAAGGCTCTCTATTTCTCATCCAAAAAGAGATCTAAAAAAGACACACAAAATGTGTCCATACATATAGCACCCCTAGtatctcttctatggccaACTTCAAAGACGAAGAAGGGGATGAATCTATCAAATCGTGACCAAAGATGATCTAATGTAGCCATTACAATCGATCCAAGACTACAGTTGATATTCTCCTTATCCCTACAAAATACAGCTTCAGGTCCAATTCAATATCGCCTTTACATTATTATCAGAAGCCAAGCGCTTATGGATATAGACAACACTGTTGTACAGGCCCAAGGGCAAGTTCTCAAACCAAGGTATCAAAGTCACAAAGCAAATATCCATCCCAATCATGTTTTGGCATTAAGGCTGGTCATCAACACAACCCAGGTAGAGCCGTAATAGCCCAACAGtcagaaagcaaaaaaggaGAAAGCAAAAGCATAGTGGTCAGCATTTAAAATCCCCAGACGGCGGCCACTACCACGGCAACAGTCACCCAGTACCCGCTAGCATGTAGAACCATCGCGACTGGCCCGGATGCCGAGGAAGTGCCGGTCGAGCTTTCGTCAGCGGCAGTGGTACCGTTGGCCAAGGTGCCGTTGATATAGATGGTCTGAGTACCGTTCACATCGACCACGCGGACAAGACTGGAGTTCTTGGGCACGGTTCCGTTGAAGAGGGACTCGTAGTAGGTGCGGTTATTGTTGTTGTCGCAGCCACACTCCGAGTACTCCTGGCACACACAGACAATAGGAAGCGACTCGTTCTGGCGGTCATTGTCATTGTAGTAGTTGTAGTGTTGATTGTAGGGGTAAGCGTAGGCGCTGTATAGCAAAAGACCCGGTAAGAAGCCCAGTGCAGCTCCACCGAGAACGTAAGGGGCGATGCCTCCAGCGGACCGAGAGCCAGACCTGTAGGGAGTGCGCGCGCCGCCGGCATAATAGTTGCCTCCGCCGTAGGTTGCTCGAGTGCCAGAGCCGCCACTAGTTGCACCGCCGACATTGCTGCCTGAACCACTTCGACCGCTTCCACTGCTGCCACTTGAACCGGTGCGGCCTCCACTGCTTCCACTTGAGCCGGAAGAACCGGTGCGGCCTCCACTGCTTCCTCCGCTGCTGGATGAACCGCTGCTGCCACCTCggcctccaccaccaccgccgccgccgccacgCCGTTTTTCGAGGGTTACAATATCTGAGGTTTCTTGGGTATAACCCAGGTCCAGTGAGTCAACATCTTCAAGATCGGTAGGCTCGATTTGAGGAACAGTGAGGGACGCAACTCTTGTAGAGAGTAAAAGGAGCGATGTCGCCCATGTGAACTTCATGGTAAGATTGAGAACTAGAATAGAAGGTCTTTAGGGGGTAAGATCAAGGAAAGTGAAAGATCGAAGTAACGAAGGGAGGAAGGGAAGACGGGAAATACCAATATGACGAAATTCTGATGAACTCCGACTCCTGAATTCGCTTTGGAGATCTGAGAATGAGTCGGAGTCCGAGTACTGAGATTTAAGCCAAATTCCAAAATACTCAGCCTCCATGGCCCACCCCCTTTGCCTAAAtgcctacaacatatgttgtatatccGAAGAGAGTGGATTATTGGACACTACCAAAGGAGAATCATATTCTTTTCTAGAACCCTACTTTCGAAAGGGATATACGATATTAAAATGGTCCAACTCCAAATGTATGGCGAGTACCTTGTTTCTCCTTGTTTCTTCATAGCCGGGGAGATCTTCTCAGGGTCTTACCCAGCCTCATTCTGTGCCCGACTAGTTATATGAcccaacctcaatctcataCCTTCGAAGCCCTGTCATTTGCGGGACTGATAGAAGTGAGTAGCACTAAAGTCGAAACTCTGGTCCGATAGATGTAGAGGGCGGTCTCCAAGAGTTGGTTAACTGAGCACTTGAGTATCCCTATTTCGTTTATCTCGATCAGATCATTCTAGTATGGTATTTCAAATGTATCAAATGATCAAATGATCAAATGATCAAATGATCAAATGATGAAGCTGATAGTTCATAGTGATGGTTAATAGCAACAGTGGGAGATCACCCGGTCGGGCACCCAACAGCTAACCTCCCCAAAGACAAAGCTACCTTCTCTCATaattcccctccccccaccTCAATTCACTTATTTTCCTACGGTCTCTCATGTCACGTCAAAGAGGTCTTTCAAATGCCTCTTCCACTTCCTCGCTCCCAGACCAGGTACATAAATCTGCTATCCCCAACGCCTCGGGAGACCGCTAATGCAATGCTAGGAACTGGGGAGCATGTACGATTACCTCGCCAAAGTCATCCTCCTAGGGCCAAGCGGTGCTGGAAAGTGAGTACTAACAATATCAATATGGTACATACAAGCTTAGGTCATCTGCTGACATCGGATTGAAATACAGGTCTTGTGTACTACACCGCTTCGTGAAAGATGAATGTACAACCACCCATAGACCCTTCCTctacctctctctctctctctctctccctctctctctcgctgaccagtcttttttttttccttctagGGAGAGTGCTCTCCTCCCAGACCATCGGCGTGGAATTCGCCTCGCGCATTGTGAAACTCGGCACCGGTTCGCGCCGGAGACGCATCAAACTCCAACTCTGGGATACAGCAGGCACAGAACGCTTTCGATCCGTCTCAAGATCATACTATCGCGGCGCAGCAGGCGCAATTCTCATATATGATGTCGCTTCTTACGCTTCCTTCACCTCCCTCCCGACCTTCCTCATGGACGCCCGCGCCCTCGCTTCCCCGAACCTGTCCGTCATCCTGGCCGGGAATAAAGCTGATCTGACCTCCGACGCCCAGTCCGATTTCGAAGATAACTCCCGCCGGCCTCCAACCCCGTCTAGTATTTCCAGCAGACAATCGTCTATCCCCTGGGATGTGAATGGGTCGATTCGCTCGACCAGCCTGATGGGGACGGGGACTAGGTTGACTGCTACTCGTGCCTCGGAAGGCAGAGAGGTTAGCTCCGAGGAGACATCCCACTGGGCTGCTAAGTCAAATATACCCGTCGCTGTGGAGATCTCAGCTCTGACGGGGGATGGCGTGGAGGAAGTCTTTAATCGTTTGGCGCGTATAATCTTGACAAAGATCGAGCTCGGTGAGATCGACCCCGATGACCCGCAGAGTGGCATCCAGTACGGGGATGGAGGTCTATACGGTGGCAGCGATGCTTCGAGCATCAGAAGTCGGGCAACGTTGGACGATAGCTCCGTACCCCTCCAGCGCAGAACTCCCCGTCGAAAGGGCAAAGCTCCTGGCACACCCAACTGGAAGAGCGGGATGAGGGAATGGGAGGATGTATTCCGCTTGGGCTCTGGAAGTCGCCCAAATCAAGGGTGTTGTTAGTATCATTTGTTGTATCACCCTGCGTATATTTTGCCTCTTTTTTGGGTTTTGATTTGGACTTTTCGTTTGACTACACCGCACGATACCCCCTCGTTGACCTTGAACATTTCTACATCTTACTTGATTTACCCAACAGCTCAGGCCTCCAAGAGGAGTTGTTACATCTCAACCTTTTGATTCGTCTCTCGTTCAAAATCtgctttaaaaaaaaaacgcccCGTTTACCCCCCATGTTTCGGTTCTACAACGGCTTTACACATCAATACCGGCAATCAAGGTCTTGATGCCCTTGCCAGCCTTGACTTCAATAAAGGCCTGCTCAGCTTGATCAAACTTGACCGTGCCGGTAATCAAC
Above is a genomic segment from Penicillium digitatum chromosome 3, complete sequence containing:
- a CDS encoding MRNA processing protein (Mss51), putative, whose amino-acid sequence is MTGYTCVQCLQVLRQGVRASAPQARLQSLATARRRSPISPSFIRSFGSQRNSQSLGSSPEQPKHTHSQSCCAPKSSPSSIAQRAAHTATGASVNPQAVLKPDNLFHSFSNSPSPALRKRAEFIKQNAFCPHPSHQQTRAAVSPHDPEARKTTDDANLPPAHSHFECPDCGVPVYCSEGHWMDDFEAHLEICDTLRQINEDDHDLNSGRFFPEFHYPGPQDDNFVINMTNWDTYLYTREFAAINDDRSMRQVTRMLTYPQTIGSVLHELSPYSVRSGGRLTPEGLKSLSALRYSLHPPKTGEGIDVKGLRLKAPPVRIFILGARAESSLPRDVWLQLQYMYPRALLHLIFIGPESMANRDGEYPLPERTPENPFGGIVEDRLGGQMKITTYVDYFHTMNKAQYFGPFDPYLDCFMLFHPGLGHPASSHEWEETLPQLLETKVPIICTGYTQWDLERDINWVSEKCRGEFDVLLEPGENIFRSLRWDLNDQDPHDVSCGNWGLWAFRGKRYEAAFSKEE
- a CDS encoding Small GTPase superfamily, Ras type, which gives rise to MSRQRGLSNASSTSSLPDQELGSMYDYLAKVILLGPSGAGKSCVLHRFVKDEWRVLSSQTIGVEFASRIVKLGTGSRRRRIKLQLWDTAGTERFRSVSRSYYRGAAGAILIYDVASYASFTSLPTFLMDARALASPNLSVILAGNKADLTSDAQSDFEDNSRRPPTPSSISSRQSSIPWDVNGSIRSTSLMGTGTRLTATRASEGREVSSEETSHWAAKSNIPVAVEISALTGDGVEEVFNRLARIILTKIELGEIDPDDPQSGIQYGDGGLYGGSDASSIRSRATLDDSSVPLQRRTPRRKGKAPGTPNWKSGMREWEDVFRLGSGSRPNQGCC
- a CDS encoding putative glycine-rich protein gives rise to the protein MKFTWATSLLLLSTRVASLTVPQIEPTDLEDVDSLDLGYTQETSDIVTLEKRRGGGGGGGGGRGGSSGSSSSGGSSGGRTGSSGSSGSSGGRTGSSGSSGSGRSGSGSNVGGATSGGSGTRATYGGGNYYAGGARTPYRSGSRSAGGIAPYVLGGAALGFLPGLLLYSAYAYPYNQHYNYYNDNDRQNESLPIVCVCQEYSECGCDNNNNRTYYESLFNGTVPKNSSLVRVVDVNGTQTIYINGTLANGTTAADESSTGTSSASGPVAMVLHASGYWVTVAVVVAAVWGF